The proteins below come from a single Xyrauchen texanus isolate HMW12.3.18 chromosome 1, RBS_HiC_50CHRs, whole genome shotgun sequence genomic window:
- the LOC127651853 gene encoding prostaglandin reductase 1-like: protein MVKAKMWVLKKHFEGFPKESNFELREEIVPELKDGDVLVEAIYFSVDPYMRALSRMWMNEGDVQYGTQLAKVLKSKDPEFPEGCYVLAECGWRTHTVTKSKGPNGPILTQIVPEWPKDIPMSLALGSLGMPGLTALYGLEEVCKVQPGETVLVSAAAGAVGAMVGQICKIKGCKVVGSAGTDEKVAYLKELGFDQAFNYKTVPSLDEALRNASPEGYDCYFENVAGPFFTAALNNMKSGGRIAVCGGIATYNDTTPQMCPYPHHVIITRQLKIEGFMVAQWKHKDEESVKRMLQWMKEGKLKTKEVVTAGFENMTTAFMRMLKGDGIGKAIIKV, encoded by the exons ATGGTTAAAGCAAAAATGTGGGTCCTCAAAAAACATTTTGAGGGTTTTCCAAAGGAAAGTAACTTTGAGCTGAGAGAAGAAATTGTGCCTGAGCTCAAAGATGGAG ATGTGCTTGTGGAGGCTATTTATTTCAGTGTTGATCCATACATGAG AGCTCTGAGTAGAATGTGGATGAATGAGGGAGACGTGCAGTATGGAACTCAGCTGGCAAA GGTGCTAAAGAGCAAGGACCCAGAATTTCCTGAGGGATGTTACGTGCTAGCTGAGTGTGGGTGGAGGACACACACTGTAACCAAATCGAAGGGCCCAAACGGGCCCATCTTGACCCAAATAGTACCTGAATGGCCCAAAGACATTCCAATGTCCCTGGCCCTTGGTTCCTTAGGGATGCCTGG TTTAACCGCCCTTTATGGCCTGGAAGAGGTATGCAAGGTACAGCCTGGTGAAACTGTGCTGGTAAGTGCAGCAGCTGGTGCAGTAGGTGCAATGGTTGGTCAAATCTGCAAGATCAAAGGCTGTAAGGTGGTGGGTTCAGCAGGTACTGATGAAAAAGTGGCATATCTGAAAGAGCTGGGCTTTGACCAGGCCTTCAATTACAAAACTGTCCCCTCACTGGATGAAGCGCTGAGGAACGCTTCACCTGAAGGATATGACTGCTACTTTGAGAAT GTGGCTGGGCCGTTCTTTACTGCAGCACTGAACAACATGAAGTCAGGAGGCCGTATTGCTGTCTGTGGTGGAATAGCAACATACAATGACACAACACCACAAATGT GTCCTTATCCTCACCATGTGATAATTACTCGGCAACTTAAGATAGAAGGCTTTATGGTGGCACAGTGGAAACACAAAGATGAAGAGTCTGTCAAGAGAATGCTGCAATGGATGAAAGAG GGCAAGCTGAAGACAAAGGAAGTGGTCACTGCTGGCTTTGAGAATATGACAACTGCCTTCATGAGGATGCTGAAGGGGGATGGAATCGGGAAGGCTATCATTAAAGTGTGA